A genomic stretch from Coffea arabica cultivar ET-39 chromosome 10c, Coffea Arabica ET-39 HiFi, whole genome shotgun sequence includes:
- the LOC113713180 gene encoding subtilisin-like protease SBT3.17 codes for MKKSHIFLFSTVSLTFLLVFLSFPSISMADSEIPSSYEAKVHIVYTERPQDQEPEDYHIKTLSSVLGSEEAAKKALVYSYKHAASGFSAKLTPGQVAELSKQPGVLQVVESQKLHLHSGPTKLHV; via the exons ATGAAGAAAAGCCATATCTTCTTATTCTCAACAGTTTCATTAACCTTTCTTCTGGTATTCCTGAGCTTTCCCTCAATTTCAATGGCTGATTCAGAAATCCCATCATCATATGAGGCCAAGGTCCACATAGTTTATACCGAGAGACCCCAAGATCAAGAACCTGAGGATTACCATATCAAGACTCTTTCCTCTGTTCTTGGCAg tgaGGAGGCTGCAAAGAAGGCTTTGGTGTACAGTTATAAACATGCTGCCAGTGGCTTCTCTGCTAAGCTGACTCCTGGACAGGTTGCTGAGCTCTCAA AACAACCAGGAGTGCTGCAAGTTGTCGAAAGCCAGAAACTTCACCTTCATTCTGGACCTACGAAGCTGCACGTGTGA
- the LOC113713561 gene encoding calcium-dependent protein kinase 11 has protein sequence MKKPSSSSKAPNSVLPYQTPRLREHYNLGKKLGQGQFGTTYQCTEKATGIEYACKSIPKRKLLCKEDYDDVWREIQIMHHLSEHPYVVRIKGTYEDNLFVHIIMELCHGGELFDRIVQKGHYSERKAAQLMKTIISVVEACHSLGVMHRDLKPENFLFDTADEDAKLKATDFGLSVFYKPGQYLSDVVGSPYYVAPEVLHKYYGPEADVWSAGVILYILLSGVPPFWAETDNGIFKQILKGKIDFVSDPWPQISDSAKDLIQRMLCRDPRKRITAHEVLCHPWIVDDKVAPDKPLGSAVLSRLKQFSAMNKLKKMALRVIAERLSEEEIGGLGQLFKMIDTDNSGTITFEELKQGLKRVGSELMESDIKALMNAADIDNSGTIEYGEFLAATLHMNKMEREENLLAAFTFFDKDGSGYITIDELQQACKDFGLADGQLDEMIREIDQDNDGRIDYGEFATMMRKGNAGLGSRTMRGNINISLADALGAKENLD, from the exons ATGAAGAAGCCATCCTCATCCTCAAAAGCTCCTAACAGTGTCCTTCCTTATCAAACTCCAAGACTTAGAGAACACTATAATCTTGGAAAGAAATTAGGCCAAGGTCAATTTGGCACTACCTACCAATGCACAGAAAAAGCCACAGGCATTGAATATGCTTGCAAATCAATTCCAAAGAGAAAGCTTTTATGCAAAGAGGACTATGATGATGTGTGGAGGGAAATCCAGATCATGCACCACCTGTCTGAGCATCCATATGTTGTGAGGATTAAAGGGACCTATGAAGACAATCTGTTTGTTCACATTATCATGGAGCTGTGTCATGGTGGTGAGCTTTTTGACAGGATTGTACAAAAGGGTCATTACAGTGAGCGAAAAGCAGCACAGTTGATGAAGACTATCATTAGCGTGGTAGAGGCATGCCATTCTCTTGGGGTTATGCATAGAGATCTGAAACCTGAGAATTTCTTGTTTGATACTGCTGATGAGGATGCCAAGCTGAAGGCCACTGATTTTGGATTATCTGTCTTTTATAAACCAG GGCAATATCTTTCTGATGTTGTTGGAAGTCCCTATTATGTTGCACCTGAAGTGCTGCATAAGTACTACGGGCCTGAAGCGGATGTGTGGAGTGCTGGTGTTATTCTATACATCCTGCTATCTGGGGTTCCTCCTTTTTGGGCAG AAACGGATAATGGCATTTTCAAGCAAATATTGAAAGGGAAAATAGATTTTGTATCTGATCCTTGGCCTCAGATTTCAGATAGTGCAAAGGACTTGATACAGAGAATGCTCTGCAGGGACCCTAGAAAACGAATAACTGCTCATGAAGTACTAT GTCACCCTTGGATAGTTGATGACAAGGTAGCACCAGATAAACCTTTGGGTTCTGCAGTTTTATCCCGTCTTAAGCAGTTTTCTGCAATGAACAAACTTAAGAAGATGGCTTTGCGC GTCATAGCAGAGAGGCTATCAGAAGAAGAAATTGGTGGCTTGGGACAGTTGTTTAAGATGATTGATACAGACAACAGTGGAACAATAACTTTTGAGGAATTGAAACAGGGATTAAAAAGAGTAGGCTCTGAACTAATGGAGTCAGACATCAAAGCACTTATGAATGCG GCTGACATCGACAACAGTGGCACAATAGAGTATGGTGAATTTCTCGCTGCTACACTGCACATGAACAAGATGGAGAGAGAGGAAAACTTGCTTGCTGCTTTCACATTCTTTGACAAGGATGGTAGTGGCTACATCACAATTGATGAGCTCCAACAAGCTTGCAAAGATTTTGGATTGGCTGATGGTCAACTGGATGAGATGATCAGAGAAATTGATCAAGACAAT GACGGACGCATAGATTATGGGGAATTCGCTACAATGATGAGAAAGGGAAATGCAGGACTTGGTAGCAGAACCATGAGAGGAAATATTAACATCAGTTTGGCTGATGCCCTCggagcaaaagaaaatttggacTGA